Within Anopheles nili chromosome 3, idAnoNiliSN_F5_01, whole genome shotgun sequence, the genomic segment CAGTACAGGTATgaaattacaaaataaaaccaacagtATTAgttttcgaaaacaaattaccaaaagtattttaaaattcacTTCCTTTGAGGCAAGACTTTAGTAATTCAATAATTCATCGCAAGCAGACATTACTTTAGCTAATAATGTCAGCTAGCATGTGGAGTTCAGTTAAATAACATGTTCGTGGGATGTTTTCTTGATTTCCGAGATTTTTCGACGTACGGTGTACGCAACGATTGAGGCGTGATCTAGTTTGCCGGGCAGCAATGAAAAAGTTGTACCGTCGACCATGCGCTTTCTCATTACTTTGTGTTGGTGCGCACTATGTGGAACCTCTTTACGAGCTCCATCTGGATCGGTGACAACTTTGAAGTAAAGTTCACGTTGCTCTAGAAGCTTACGTTTGGCAGACGTAATGCAAGAtacaaaatcaatcaacagTTGGCATAACTGTTTAGCGTTCGTGCAGGGTCGGAGCGATCCATTGATGCCGTAAACCAACAGATCAGCTATTCGTAAAAGCGTTAGCACGTGTCTCTGCTGGGCCGTCACTTGAGGGAGAGCCATTGGTGACGATGATTTCGTAACGGCGTtatttgatcgttttattGCTACGGGTGGCTCAATAAAAGTTTTTGAACGTGTAACGTATTTTGAACTGTAACTCTTATCCTGAGTTTCCGtacttttttctgttttgggCGGTTTTCTCACTGGAATTGCATTCAAACCCCCCGAATTATCACCATTAACAACGCCTCGATGTTGCTCTACTGATGCGGTGGTTGGTGGTAATGTTAGCATAGGGGCGCTCTTATTTTGCCTCTTCGGAGCCAAACCAGCCCTTGATTTTCTCTCATGATGCTGGTGGTTTGTTAGATGTTTGCTGGGTCCAACGCTGTTGCCACtaccagctgcagcagcagtggtCGTCTTGTGTCCTGCTGCTTCTGCAAATTTACCTACCACTGGATCGAAGTTATCGCTTATCCCATCCGAAGTCAGAAACACAATATCACCTTCATCGACATACGACATAGACAGTGTAAGATTGCTCATTTCCGGTTTGTCACCGTACACGGGGCCTAGCGCTCCAAGGGCATCACGCATATCGCGCATAAGACTAACATCATGTGAACCTAGCGATTATGACACGGAAGTTAAATTATCAAATACGATTACAATTATTTAGTTTCAACCAATTTTCGGTACCAAATTTACCTTTTGTTATCTCACGGACAATGTTGTTTTTAGAAAATATATATCCAAGGGAATCTCCCACATTACAGCAACACACTATGCTTTGCTTTGATTCCTGGACGGGTAAAACGATGGCTACGGTTAACGTGCTTAAAGCACCTCCGATTTGAATAATATAATTGTGAGCCTCCCAGAAGCTGCGAATTAAACTTGGAAATATTTCTCTGGTAGATGTTACTGCAAATAAAATGGcagagcaaaagcaaaatgaCACCATTTACGTTAAAGTGGCCAATAAGGTTTAGTTTTTATACGGTATGTGACACCAAACGCAATACATGTAATACATTTTACaacatgattttttaaatagcTTTCTTATAGGAAACTATAGAGCACATGGTAGATCGGCAAAGTAATTCGCTATTGTTACATTTTAACTTTGAATTGAAACATATATACATAGAATTTACAGACATTTTACCACAAAGTACCCGttaaaaaacaccacaaacacaATGATAGCATACATGGTTCGAGATCATATAATAAAAAGTGAGTCTGATACATGATTTAGAACGAAACTGTTTAACTTATATTATTGACGTCATTAAACACAATTTAAATGACCTATAATATGGTATTTGTGATTTGTTCGTAAAAATATTagattaaatttgaaaaatgattaggAAAATGTATGACAAATACTTAATGCGAAAATATAATATCTTACATGTTACAGTAATAAGTTTTGAATTACTCACCATGATGTATTCCAAACACGGCggaatttaaatattcaatagcGCCTTGTACCGCTGATCTAGCTGCAATACGAGCACCTTCGCCTgcaaacgttaaaaaaaatttcctcACACGAATTAGCACAACAGACTCAGTTAGTCAAACCGCAGAACAAAACCTACCCCAATTTACACCATCAGCCATGGCCATAATACAAGAATCAACACGAGAGATGATACCAAAACAATCTGCTATAGGATCACCAACGTTCCCAGATGTATGTAAATGCTTTTCATAAAGTGAAACAGATATACCATACGCATCTTCATTTGGACGGTTCCAATCAGTTATGTTGGCAATAGGCTCATCACCAACAAATTTGGTAATTTCTGGACGTTTCGCTTCAGATGGCTTTCCGTTAGAGGTATGAGCAAATGTgcttgaatttgaatttgagTCCAACGTTAGTCCACCTGGGAGAGTGTTGGACATTTCTTGTAGTGTGCTACAACTTGAAGGATCTTGAAGGACGTCAATGTAGTCAATATCATCTTCAATGCCTGCCGTCAAGTGAGACTTAGCACGCCATACACCCGTTAAACCTTCGAGTGGTCCTGTGTAGGCAGCATCGTCATCCGACTGGTGTGTAACATAATTTCCAATACGGACTTCTGGCAAGTCTTCTGGTAGTTTACCGCTGATAATAGGTGCCTTTGAGTCTGGCGGTTCCCACGCGCTGagtaataatgaaaaaattattgaaatcgATTACAAACTAAATATACCATATATCAAAcgtaaatttttgtttaatatcgCACTTACCCTTCTAAGTATCTGGTCATGAAACTTCCTGATCCTATAGAGGAACATTCCTGAGTCGAATTGCGTTGGTCACGTTCAGAAACGAAACTCAGTTGCCGAAAATACGTAGTAACTTTTTGCCTAAAGGAAGGCATTTCTATTGGGATTAGCTTCACTGTGGAGGGTTGTAGCCAATATTGTAATAAGTGTTGCGGACGAGTATAATAACTTCTACTAAATTTGTGTTGCTCGGTCAATGTACTACATAAATCTAAAGGAATTGCTTGACGTTAAATACGCACATCAAGATAGTAAAAGAAATCCTATGTTTACTGGATTCTTGTAGTTTTAGTTAATTAGGCGGAACTATGTGTCCAAAAACATCTTGCCGTAGGAGCGAAAATAGCCAATAACATTTCTTTAGTGCTTTGGGTTTTACTACTGATACTTCACTTCAAATACGTGTATAAATACAATCGTCTTGCGATTCTTTTGGATGCTTTGtgtattttacaatttttatttccgtttGTGTAGTACTACAGGTTGGAGCAATTCGAACGTTCTGACATATCAATAAAGGCATTCCAAGGCAGGCTAGTCCAAGGCATTTATAAGTACCGAGTGGTGCGATATCATACAATTAGATACcattatatacatatatgtatttTCTGTTCtatggttttcttttgaatCTTGACTGTGTAGTTAATTAACTTCGTTGACTTTAGTGATAACgcgataatttattcatatcaaaataatatttgtAAGTCTGATTTTGATATTCataatgagttttttttgtatgaatgATGGTTAAATAATGAATCAACTACTGGAAAATGTTACGTGaattttgttataaaaatataaaaattaagtATTGCATGTGTCAAATTTCATTTAGCTTGTCTGGTTGCCTAACAAGTCTTTGCAGTGGACTGACCTCCTCCATATGACATATAACCAACTAGAATGACAATTACGACTAGAAAAAGAGCCAATGTAAACTAGCCATTGAAAAAATCGACAGCTGATCGAGAGGCAACCAACAccgtaatttgtttttattcacaATTATTAATATTTCTTAAGCTTACTGAGGGAAGAGTAATTATTTGAAGCATTTATGTGGGTGTGAagtgaataaataaagaaaaatttaaGAATATTTTAACAGGACTATTCGTGTATGGTAATTATTAGCTTCGCGTTGCTATTTATTAGCTAATGTGTTGTTACACCTAACATTCCGAGTTCCAAAAATGACAGAGGGTCGcatcaaaatgaaacaaaattttacCAGCTATGTGAATCAAGTACGTATGCTTCATATCGTGTTACTGAAGCTCAGAAGGAATTTACAGCGATAAGTATATGTAtcatattattattttttctactgTAGATCGCTGATGAAAATTTTATCAACAATGACTACAAACCAAAGTTGTTGTCAGGTACGTAACATTTCGTTTGTTGAGTTTGTTAAGTAATGATAGCTAATAAGTTCATCAATTGCAGGTGAAATTGAGGCCGCTCGGGCTAACAACGTGTGTATGTACATTTCATCGTTTGTAAAAGATGGAAAAGTATTTGGTGAAAGAATTGGCATCTTATTGATCACTAACTTTAGGTTATCATTTGTGTCATTGGATATGGATGGTGAACAGGTAAGTaataagaacaaaaaccaaaatgaagcTAGTTccgatttaattaaaatgattCTGTTACCCgcttttttcaatattaaagCTGCCGTTCCAGAGCAATCGATTCCTTGGTTCATCTGATGTATCGCTATCCAACATTGATCGAATATACCAGATAattgataaaaagaaaagagttATTAGCCCACAGTTGAAAAATAGCAGCAAAATTGATAAGATTCGTATCGTCTGCAAagtaaatattaaaatattgaTATCTTCGAACctataaataattttattatcattatttcgGGGGTTTCTTTGCATCTTTTAGAATTTTAAAACCTTCACATTTGGGTTTCAACTATCAGAGAGAGGAAAAGGCAAATATATTGCCGATGCTTTGGTAAAGTTCGCCTTCCCAGCGCGACATAATCTGTTATTTTTATACCAATTCAAGTAAGAATTATTGAGTAAGACAAATTTGCAGCTGTGCTCAAGCgttgtttctctctttcttgtcTACAGGGACCTGCTCGACGGTAGCACCTCTAACGAGAGTGTTAAAATGTATGATAAAAAAACCGATTGGTTCCAAGAGCTAGAACGTTGCAATGCAGCTGGGAGTTGGCGCGTGTATTCTAAAGATTGCAGGATCTCCCACAGCTCTTTACCAATGCATTTTGTTGTCCCGAAACATCTAAGTGACATCGATTATGATAATATATCAAAAAGTTTTCGCAACAATCGTTCCGCCATTTgggtatgtttttgtttttttttttcattcaatgtgtgagcgttttgtttgcttatgctTTCGTGTATAATGATAACTCAATATGTTCAACACACAATTTCTCATTGTATTGTAGGTATGGGGTCATAAAGATGCTGCGCTGATTCGCTTAGCAGAGCTTAACCCGGATGTTACTAACACTActgttgaaaatattttgctaGAAATTGTTCGCAGTTGTCATCCACGAAAAAGGGAACCTAGATTGTTGGAGTTGTATAAAATTTTACCAAGCATACAGGATGTTAATCTAAGTTACATTAAACTACGGGATCTTTGTACTCCCGACAATGACCAACAATTTATGGTAAGTTGATAGTTGTTAATGATTAATGATAGTTCTAGAATCAACTATTTCCACCTTCTACTTTAAGGCTCAAGATGCTCGTTTTTATTCGATGCTAGAGAAAAGTTACTGGCTTTTGTATGTATCGCTCTGTTTAAAACACTCGGATATGGCAGCCAAACTATTGCGTAAAGGACAAACTGTGGTTCTTCAAGAAATCAATGGTCGTGATATGTGCTGTGTTATATCGAGCTTGGTGCAATTGCTGTTGGATAGTAGCTATCGTACAATACGGGGCTTTCAAAATCTCATTCAAAAAGAGTGGATTATTCTCGGACATCCCTTCAGCGACCGCTTGGGCCACGTTACAACAGTCAAGTCAACAGAACGTAGTCCCCTATTTCTGCTATTTCTTGATTGTGTGtggcagctgctgcagcagtttCCCGAGTCGTTTGAGTTTTCAGATGTATTCCTCACCACTCTGTGGGACTCGTCGTTTCTTCCAATTTTTGACACATTTCAGTTTAACTCTGAAACCGATCGTTATAAAGCACTGCGTGCCGATCACGTTGTATTACGTCCAGTCTGGGACTGGCAACAACAATTAGAAGACAA encodes:
- the LOC128723655 gene encoding PP2C-like domain-containing protein CG9801 — protein: MPSFRQKVTTYFRQLSFVSERDQRNSTQECSSIGSGSFMTRYLEGAWEPPDSKAPIISGKLPEDLPEVRIGNYVTHQSDDDAAYTGPLEGLTGVWRAKSHLTAGIEDDIDYIDVLQDPSSCSTLQEMSNTLPGGLTLDSNSNSSTFAHTSNGKPSEAKRPEITKFVGDEPIANITDWNRPNEDAYGISVSLYEKHLHTSGNVGDPIADCFGIISRVDSCIMAMADGVNWGEGARIAARSAVQGAIEYLNSAVFGIHHVTSTREIFPSLIRSFWEAHNYIIQIGGALSTLTVAIVLPVQESKQSIVCCCNVGDSLGYIFSKNNIVREITKGSHDVSLMRDMRDALGALGPVYGDKPEMSNLTLSMSYVDEGDIVFLTSDGISDNFDPVVGKFAEAAGHKTTTAAAAGSGNSVGPSKHLTNHQHHERKSRAGLAPKRQNKSAPMLTLPPTTASVEQHRGVVNGDNSGGLNAIPVRKPPKTEKSTETQDKSYSSKYVTRSKTFIEPPVAIKRSNNAVTKSSSPMALPQVTAQQRHVLTLLRIADLLVYGINGSLRPCTNAKQLCQLLIDFVSCITSAKRKLLEQRELYFKVVTDPDGARKEVPHSAHQHKVMRKRMVDGTTFSLLPGKLDHASIVAYTVRRKISEIKKTSHEHVI
- the LOC128725853 gene encoding myotubularin-related protein 10, producing the protein MTEGRIKMKQNFTSYVNQIADENFINNDYKPKLLSGEIEAARANNVCMYISSFVKDGKVFGERIGILLITNFRLSFVSLDMDGEQLPFQSNRFLGSSDVSLSNIDRIYQIIDKKKRVISPQLKNSSKIDKIRIVCKNFKTFTFGFQLSERGKGKYIADALVKFAFPARHNLLFLYQFKDLLDGSTSNESVKMYDKKTDWFQELERCNAAGSWRVYSKDCRISHSSLPMHFVVPKHLSDIDYDNISKSFRNNRSAIWVWGHKDAALIRLAELNPDVTNTTVENILLEIVRSCHPRKREPRLLELYKILPSIQDVNLSYIKLRDLCTPDNDQQFMAQDARFYSMLEKSYWLLYVSLCLKHSDMAAKLLRKGQTVVLQEINGRDMCCVISSLVQLLLDSSYRTIRGFQNLIQKEWIILGHPFSDRLGHVTTVKSTERSPLFLLFLDCVWQLLQQFPESFEFSDVFLTTLWDSSFLPIFDTFQFNSETDRYKALRADHVVLRPVWDWQQQLEDKDVALFANPTYRRKTTQTTTVNSNASRCSTSQNTVTNMLFNARRTDETNGHSGINGGASEMQLLQQDMLEFLEPQYCLRDIELWQQCYFRWMPHLEIKNGGIAQCDLLNRILSNNIVKLYKDLGKTTSPENGNDKMDALEQILSTTMVQTRDPDVASEASWAISSFFPFSSILPSAQPICSPLLTGSNNIHFSHDSMYDTCSLND